The proteins below come from a single Nitrosarchaeum sp. genomic window:
- a CDS encoding transketolase family protein — MNPPIMTDMRSEYSKILIELGKENSNIVVLGADTTDSLKTSGFGKAFPNRFFNVGIAEANLVSMSAGLAASGKISFASTYAIFLPGRAVDQIRNGIAYPSPGNKKGLNVKLVVSHGGLSVGPDGGSHQQIEDIAIMRVIPNFRVFIPADTIAVSKLTRLMANEYGPFYMRMARSNTPVVHSESQDFQIGKGITIRDGSDCTIAACGITVRMALEAAESLQHEGISCRVLDMFSIKPIDGDILEKAARETGCIVTCEEHNILGGMGSAVTESVSERHPVPIKRIGAQDMFGESARDNEIPLLLEKHGITSFNMVKQVKEIRSRKL; from the coding sequence TTGAATCCACCTATTATGACTGACATGCGTTCAGAGTATTCAAAAATACTAATTGAACTAGGAAAAGAAAATTCAAACATAGTAGTTTTGGGTGCAGACACAACTGATTCACTCAAAACTTCTGGTTTTGGAAAAGCATTTCCAAATAGATTCTTTAATGTAGGTATTGCCGAAGCTAATCTAGTTTCCATGTCTGCAGGTCTTGCAGCTTCTGGAAAAATATCCTTTGCTAGCACTTATGCTATATTTTTGCCTGGTCGTGCAGTTGATCAAATAAGAAACGGAATAGCTTATCCTTCTCCTGGAAATAAAAAAGGTCTTAATGTAAAATTAGTAGTTTCTCATGGTGGTCTATCAGTTGGACCCGATGGCGGTTCACATCAACAAATTGAAGATATTGCAATAATGCGAGTGATTCCAAATTTCCGAGTTTTTATCCCTGCCGATACAATTGCAGTTTCAAAATTAACTAGATTAATGGCAAACGAATACGGTCCATTTTACATGAGAATGGCAAGATCAAACACACCAGTAGTTCATTCTGAATCCCAAGATTTCCAAATTGGTAAAGGAATTACAATTCGCGATGGTTCTGATTGTACTATTGCTGCATGCGGAATTACTGTAAGAATGGCACTTGAAGCAGCTGAATCTTTACAGCATGAGGGAATATCTTGTAGAGTGTTGGACATGTTTTCTATAAAGCCAATTGATGGTGATATATTAGAAAAAGCAGCCAGAGAAACCGGATGCATAGTTACATGTGAAGAACACAATATTTTGGGAGGTATGGGCTCTGCAGTTACAGAATCTGTTTCTGAAAGACATCCTGTCCCAATTAAAAGAATTGGCGCTCAAGATATGTTTGGCGAATCTGCACGAGATAATGAAATTCCACTACTTTTGGAAAAACACGGAATAACATCTTTTAATATGGTCAAACAAGTAAAAGAAATAAGGAGTAGAAAATTATGA
- the fsa gene encoding fructose-6-phosphate aldolase, whose translation MKIFLDSANLESIRKFNDMGLLDGITTNPSLMSKEGGNPKDVMQEITKIIKGDVSLEVVSTEYSAMIEEGKRLRQYGKNVVVKVPMTSDGLKACKSLSSEGIPVNVTLVFSPNQALLAAKSGAKYVSPFIGRLDDVGQDGMKLIKDIKVIFDNYKDDFKTQILVASIRHPLHVIDAAKIGAHVVTLPPNVLDKMLQHPLTTIGLENFLSDWKKLKDGNSDIKI comes from the coding sequence ATGAAAATTTTTCTTGATAGTGCAAATTTAGAATCCATCAGAAAATTCAATGATATGGGTTTGTTGGATGGAATTACCACAAATCCCTCTCTCATGTCAAAAGAAGGCGGTAATCCAAAAGACGTTATGCAAGAAATCACCAAAATTATCAAAGGCGACGTTAGCCTAGAAGTTGTAAGTACTGAATATTCTGCAATGATTGAAGAAGGAAAACGTTTACGTCAATATGGTAAAAATGTTGTTGTTAAAGTCCCAATGACTTCTGATGGTTTGAAAGCCTGCAAATCTCTTTCATCTGAAGGAATTCCTGTAAATGTTACCCTGGTTTTTTCACCAAACCAAGCATTACTGGCTGCAAAATCAGGGGCAAAATATGTTAGCCCATTTATTGGCCGATTGGATGATGTTGGTCAAGACGGAATGAAATTGATTAAAGACATTAAAGTAATATTTGATAATTATAAGGATGATTTTAAAACACAGATTCTTGTTGCAAGTATTCGTCATCCACTACATGTTATTGATGCGGCAAAGATTGGAGCACACGTTGTAACTTTACCTCCAAATGTTCTAGACAAAATGCTCCAACACCCATTAACAACTATCGGACTGGAAAATTTTCTATCTGATTGGAAAAAACTAAAAGATGGAAATTCTGACATTAAAATTTAA